The Lathyrus oleraceus cultivar Zhongwan6 chromosome 5, CAAS_Psat_ZW6_1.0, whole genome shotgun sequence genome includes the window attgatggtcacactgaaGAAGCCAAGAAGTTGAAAATGTTCCCGTTTACCTTAGCGGAAGAAGCTGAAGAATGGTTTTATTCTTTACCTGCCGGTAGCATCACATCTTGGGAAGAAATGGAAAAAGCCttcctgaatgagtattttccagcattgGTATTTCTGCGGAAGAGGTATGAAATTATGAATTTTAAGCAAAAGGATGGGGAAACTTTAGGAGACGCctacaagagattcaagagagtcCTGATAGcctgcccaactcataatatggatgcAACTGAACAAATGCATATCTTTGTGAATGGTCTTAAAATAAAGAccaaacagttgattgatacTGCAGCTGGTGGttccacaaatttttcaacagccaccggtatcaagaagatcattgaagttATTGCTGCTAATGAGCACATGAAGTTGTACGATAGGTGTCAAAGCAAACCATAAGGGGTTATAAATTTAAAGCTGGAAACTAATAAAATTTGTATTGAAGATACTATAGCTGCTGAAGTTGATAAGAAGCTGAAggcgatgaatataggtacccaACAGGTGGCGCAGGTCCAACCGGTTCCTACTGTCTGCTGTGAAATTTGTAGTGGTTCGCACCAAACTGTTTATTGTTTTGCAACTCCATAACAAGTGGAGGAAATCAAATTTTTGAAGAAGAATAATCCttactccaacacatacaatccgggttggaagaatcatcccaacttctcATGGAAATACCAAAAAGGAACCGCTCCTCAACATGGTCAGtaccaaactcaatatcaacaacaacaacaacatgcCCCTAAGAAAGTTGATTGGGAAATTTCTATTGAAAGAATGGCAGCTCATAATGTtcaatttcaagaagaaacctggaacaatcagaaaaacaccacaacatctataaagaatcttgaagtccaaatgggtcaAATCGCTCAGCAACTAGCTTCgagttctcaagcacaaggtgcCCTACCCAGTGCAATCGTGACAAATcctagagagcataataatgtgagcACGGTGACAACAAGAAATGGTAAATCAGATGAAGTTGTCGAGCAAgtggatgaagaggaagaccAATTGATCGGAGTGGACCttgagatcaaagaaaatgaagttgttaGGGAAGAAGTGGTAGCACCGAAACCTGTTGTAAAAGAAACAGTCACTGAGCCCAAGCCAGTTGTTAAGCTTCCCTTCCCCACTAGAAACAAGAAAAAAGGacaacatgagaaaaactttgaaaaattcttagagttgttcaagaagctGGAGATTAACATTCCTTTATTGGAGGCACTTGAAAAAATGCCTActtatgccaagttcatgaaggatatcATTTCAAAGAGGCGTACCACCGACACTAACCCGATTATTCTAACCGAAACTTGTAGTactattttgcagggtatgaagattccgaTAAAGAAGAAAGATCGAGGAGTTGTCACCATCCCATGTACTAATGGACATAGGTCGTTCAACAAAGCTCTTATTGATCTGGGAGTTAGTGTGAGTCTCATGCCATTACCCATTTACAAGAAGCTTGGTATAGGGGTTGTGCAAGATACTAGGATGACACTCTAATTTGCCGATCATTCGATCAAGAAACCGTATGGCATTGTTGAagatgttctggtgaagattgataagtttatttttggtggattttgtaattcttgaaattccagaagatgaagagatcccCCTCATTTTGGGGAGACCCTTTTTGGAAACGGGACGGTGCTTGATAAACATAGAAGAAGGAACAATGACATTGAAGGTTTATGATGAGGAATTGAAAATCGATGTTCAAAACACCATGAGGTACAAGGATGATATTTGTACCAGTTATACTATAGAGGTTCTGGATCAGGTGATGACATATGATAGTCCTTTGAATGCACCTCAGTAacctttggaaagagtgttgagtTTGTCCATTTTCGATTCTGATAAATAAATGGACAACGGGGAATCTGAAGTGCTAGCCTTATTAGATGCACATCCCCCGTGGAAAGGATCTCGACCACACCGGTGGGAGGATTTACGCATACCTCAATCTAGTGAGGAGAATGAAGAACCAAAGAAGGGAACAGAGTTGAAACAAATACCTGACAATCTTAAATATGTCTTTCTAGAACCAAAAGGAAAATGTCCTACTATCATAAACTCAAGCCTTCAGAATATCCAAGAGGAAAAGCTCATCCAAGTCTTGAAAAGGTACACAAATGCTATTGGATGAGAAATTGAAGATTTGAAGGTTATTAGCCCTACTGTgtgcatgcataaaattctcatggaagacGACCACAAGCCGGTAGTCCAACCGCAGAGAAGACTCAATCCTGCAATGAAGGAAGTAGTTCGGAAAGAAGTGGTGAAATTGTTAGATGCAAGTCTTATATATCCTATTTCTGACAGTCCGTGGGTGAGCCCAATGCGTGTTATCCCTAAAAAAGGGGGGACCACCGTAATAAGGAATGAAAAAAATGAGTTAATTCCCATGCGGACAATAACCGGGTGACGCGTTTGTATTGACTACAGAAGGTTGAACACAacaactaggaaggaccatttccctttGCCATTTATTGACCAAATGTTGGAGAGGTTAGCCGGGCATGATTACTACTATTTTCTAGATGGATACTCCGAGTATAATCAGATCGTTGTAGCGCCGGaagaccaagaaaagacaacatgCACATGCCCGTATGGTGtttttgcttaccgaagaatgccattcgggttGTGTAATGTTCCAACCACCTTCCAACGATGCATGACTTCCATTTTTGttgacatgctcgaaaagcatatggaagtcttcatggatgacttctcggtcTTTGGATCCTCATTTGATAACTGTTTAACTAATCTCTCTCTTGTTTTAGACAGGTGCCAGAAAATGAATTTAATTCTGAACtgggagaaatgtcacttcatggtgcgTGAGGGGATAGTGTTGGGTCACCAAATTTCCTACAAGGGAATTGAAGTTGACCAAGCTAAAGTGGAAGTGATATCTAAACTCCCTCCCCCGGTAAATGAGAAGGGTATTAGAAGTTTCTTAGAACACGCAGGTTTTTACtgcaggttcataagagatttctcaaAAATTGCAAAACCGTTGACCACTCTATTGGTTAAAGATAAGGCGTTTCTATTCAACAGAAAATGCACCATGGCCTTTGATACATTGAAGAGCAAACTGATTTCAGCACCCATTATTATTGCCCCCGATTGGTCTCTTCcatttgagatcatgtgtgatgctagtgatatTGCTGTAGGGGCGGTCTTAGGACAACGATGAGAGAAGTTATTACATTTCATTTACTATGTTAGTCATGTGTTGAACCCGACACAGATGAACTACGCAACAACAGAAAAAGAGTTGTTGGCCGTGGTTTACACTTTTGACAAGTTCATGCAATATTTGTTAGGATCAAAGGTTGTAATGTATACGGACCATGCTGCtttaaaatatttgtttgttAAGCAAGACTCTAAGCCAAGACTTCTCAGGTGGATCTTACTCCTCTAAGAATTTGATGTAGAGATCTGAGACAAAAGAGGATATGAAAACATTGTGGCAGATCATCTATCCCATATGTCATCTATTGAAGAAATAGAAGAAAAGAGACCGATAAAGGATGAGTTCGCTGATAAACACATCCTCGCTGTTATCGGTATCCCGTGGTTCGTAGACTACGCGAATTATTTGGTGAGGGGTGTAATCCCCAACAATTTTGATTCTACCAAAAAtaaaaagtttgttcatgactgcaggttttacttgtgggatgacccattcctATACAAAAGAGGAGTGGATGGGATGGTCAGAATATGTGTCCTAGAGGAGGAGCAAAGGGATGTACTTAGAGCTTGTCATGATTCAGACTATGGAGGACATTTTAGTGGTGACCGAACATCGGCCAAAGTTCTTCAATCAGGCCTATATTGGCCCACATTGTTCAAAGATGCTCAAGACATCATCAAAGAATGCGACAAATGTCAAACAATGGGGAATATTTCTAATAGAAATAAAATGCCGCAAAATGCTATGCTGGAGGTTGAATTGTTTGATGtctggggaatagacttcatggggcCATTTCCATCATCTTGTGGGAAAAATTACATCTTGGTAGCAGTTGACTATGTATCAAAGTGGGTGGAAGTTGTGGCATTACCCACCAATGACGCTAAAGTGGTGGGGACATTTCTTAAGAACAATATCTTTTCGAGATTCGGGGTGCCAAGAGCACTTATTAGCGATGAAGGCACTCACTTTTTGAACAAACTGATGGAGAATCTGCTAAAGAAGTGTAATGTTAAACACAAGATCGCCACTCCGAATCACCCTCAAACGAGTGGCCAGGTCGAAGTGTCCAACAGGCAGATAAAGCAAATATTGGAAAAGACTATTTGGGAATCTAGGAAAGATTGGGCATTAAAATTAGAAAATGCACTATGGGCGTACAAAACGGCTTTCAAAATGCCCATAGGTATGTCTCTGTATCAGTTGGtttatggtaaagcttgtcacttGCCATTAGAGTTGGAGCACAAAGCATTTTGGGCATCCAAATGCTTGAACTATGATCTGGCTAAAGCAGGTGAGTCCCGAATCCTTAAGCTCCATGAGTTAGAGGAGTTTCGGAATCAAGCATATGAGAACGCCAAGTTATACAAAGAAAAGACAAAGAAATGGCACGATCAGAAGCTGTAGAGAAAGGAGTTTATCGAGGGACAGATGGTGCTCTTGTTCAACTCCAGATTAAAGCTTTTTCCAGGAAAGTTGAAATCCAAGTGGTCGGGTCCGTTTGTGGTTCACAAAGTGTTTCCCCATGGATCAAACTGAAAAATCCAAAATAATGGGGATACCTTCAAGGTAAACGGACAAAGGTTGAAACATTACTATAAGGGACAGGAAAGTGGTATGATCGATACTGTTCGTCTCCAAGGATGAGGGAGACGACTGTCGAGCCATGCGATGTTAAACACAacgcttcgtgggaggcaacccacgcggTTTTATTCTAACTATTTACATGTTTGGTGTGTTTATAGGTTTATTCGTAGGTTCACAGTTACATCGCATAGTGCATAAGATAAGGGTTGAGTTAAACTCATAAAAGATTGTTGGATACCAGAGAATAGGGTAATAACCAAAAACAGTGGAAAAATAAGAATTTTTTGGAAAACAGGGccctgacacgggtgcccgtgtcaggCAAGCAATGGAAAAGCAGAATTTTACAGTAGACTGACACGGTCACCCGTGTCAtctgacacggcctgtgtcagctCTACTGGAGGAACCAACGAATTAAAGTggcctgacacgaccacccgcGTCAGCTGACGCGGCCTGTGTTAGGCCCAACGACcatatttttcaaaatttgtcTTTTTGTGATTTTATGGACCCCACCCGGATTTTCCACCACTAAAACACATTTTAACCTTAATCTACCTATAAAATCTGATTTtctttcactctctctctctctctctctctctctctcattttcacATCATCCCTCTCCTTCCTCATTTGTTCTTAACCTTCCTCCACAACCACACCACCTTAAAGCTCCCAACTTTAGCACCTTACTCTGTCCAAATTGCCGACATCCTTCACAAAAGTTGCTCTACTCTCCATCCTCTACAAGGCTACGGTAATCATTTTCCATTTCCATAATTTTTTTGGGGTGATAAATTTTGTTGCATGAATAAAAAATGTCACCGAAGCGAATTTCCAAAGGGAAGCAAACAGATGCGGAATCATCCCGTCCACGGAATAGGACCATCCGTCATCCGAATTTACATGATATCATCTTTGACAACTCATAGCATGAACAGAGGTACGCATCTCACGTCAAACGGAAAATCACTCAGACAAGGTACCTTTGCTCCGATACTTCATTTCAATTAGGTTTTTCGGAAGAATTGGATAAGATGTTCCATATCCTCGGAATGCTTGAGTTTGTGCATTGTGAAGTGCCAACCTATGAGCGCATCACTTTAGAATTCTTCAGCACAATTGAGTTCAAGTTGAAAAAAGGTTGGACAGGTACAACGATGTACTTTGGAGAAACAATGTCTTTAAGGTTATACAATGTCGACCACGAGTTGACAATGGAGCAGCTGGGTGAAATTCTTCGCTTACCCCTTTATGGCCCCGGAGTCGTACCGGATAATTTTGATGTTAAGACTTTCTGGTTGGCCATTACGGGATGATCAGACTATGCGACTAAAGGTGAGAAGGCATTTGCCATTCAAAATCCCTATTTCAGGTATGCCTAAAAGGTGCTGGCTTTCACACTTTTTGGTAGGGGTGATAGCACAGGTGTAGCCACCCAAAGGGAACTCTTCTTTTTGTTTGCCATGGCAAACCGGGTAGCTGTGAGCGTTGTAGCATTTGCTGTGGATTATCTGGGCCGCATGGGGAGAGAAGCCCAATGGGGAATCTCCATAGGGGACATAATCACACAGATTACCCACCA containing:
- the LOC127079245 gene encoding uncharacterized protein LOC127079245, with product MGQIAQQLASSSQAQGALPSAIVTNPREHNNVSTVTTRNGKSDEVVEQVDEEEDQLIGVDLEIKENEVVREEVVAPKPVVKETVTEPKPVVKLPFPTRNKKKGQHEKNFEKFLELFKKLEINIPLLEALEKMPTYAKFMKDIISKRRTTDTNPIILTETCSTILQGMKIPIKKKDRGVVTIPCTNGHRSFNKALIDLGVSVSLMPLPIYKKLEDEEIPLILGRPFLETGRCLINIEEGTMTLKVYDEELKIDVQNTMRYKDDICTSYTIEVLDQVMTYDSPLNAPQ